A DNA window from Pseudanabaena sp. FACHB-2040 contains the following coding sequences:
- the psbA gene encoding photosystem II q(b) protein, protein MTTSLRTRDSVGAWERFCQWVTSTDNRLYVGWFGVLMIPTLLSATVCFVIAFIGAPAVDIDGIREPVAGSLMYGNNIISGAVVPSSNAIGLHFYPIWEAASMDEWLYNGGPYQLIIFHFLIGIFAYMGRQWELSYRLGMRPWICVAYSAPLAAATSVFLIYPLGQGSFSDGMPLGISGTFNFMLVFQAEHNILMHPFHMLGVAAVFGGSLFSAMHGSLVTSSLVRETTETESQNYGYKFGQEEETYNIVAAHGYFGRLIFQYASFNNSRSLHFFLGAWPVVGIWFTALGISTMAFNLNGFNFNQSVLDSQGRVIATWADVINRANLGMEVMHERNAHNFPLDLAAGEPTPVALTAPVING, encoded by the coding sequence ATGACTACTTCCCTTCGTACCCGCGACAGTGTGGGCGCATGGGAGCGGTTTTGCCAGTGGGTGACCAGCACCGACAACCGCCTTTATGTAGGCTGGTTTGGTGTGCTGATGATTCCCACACTGCTTTCCGCTACTGTGTGCTTCGTTATTGCCTTTATCGGTGCTCCCGCTGTAGACATCGACGGTATCCGTGAGCCTGTTGCTGGCTCTCTGATGTACGGCAACAACATCATCTCTGGTGCTGTTGTGCCTTCTTCTAACGCCATCGGCCTGCACTTCTACCCCATCTGGGAAGCGGCTTCGATGGATGAGTGGCTCTACAACGGTGGCCCTTACCAACTGATCATCTTCCACTTCCTCATCGGCATCTTTGCTTACATGGGGCGTCAGTGGGAACTGAGCTACCGCCTCGGCATGCGCCCCTGGATCTGCGTTGCTTACAGCGCACCTCTGGCGGCTGCAACCTCTGTCTTCCTGATCTATCCTCTGGGTCAAGGCTCCTTCTCTGACGGCATGCCTCTAGGTATCTCGGGCACCTTCAACTTCATGCTCGTGTTCCAGGCTGAGCACAACATTCTGATGCACCCCTTCCATATGCTGGGTGTGGCAGCAGTCTTCGGCGGCTCTCTGTTCTCCGCGATGCACGGTTCTTTGGTGACTTCTTCTCTGGTGCGTGAGACCACCGAGACTGAGTCTCAGAACTACGGCTACAAGTTCGGTCAAGAAGAAGAGACCTACAACATCGTTGCAGCCCACGGCTACTTCGGTCGTTTGATCTTCCAATACGCTTCTTTCAACAACAGCCGTTCTCTGCACTTCTTCTTAGGTGCATGGCCGGTTGTTGGCATCTGGTTTACTGCCTTGGGCATCAGCACGATGGCGTTCAACCTGAACGGGTTCAACTTCAACCAGTCCGTGCTTGACTCACAGGGTCGTGTGATTGCCACCTGGGCTGACGTGATCAACCGGGCCAACCTGGGTATGGAAGTGATGCACGAGCGTAATGCTCACAACTTCCCCCTTGACCTGGCTGCTGGTGAGCCCACCCCTGTGGCGTTAACTGCTCCTGTCATCAACGGTTAA
- a CDS encoding HhoA/HhoB/HtrA family serine endopeptidase, giving the protein MVKPVSRDSRTNRFSKVGKSLALVMLGAGVATASTEGVRVFNSQKAPESQNQPAAVEAVFPGQGLLNRETPAPVQNSTPIVPEDSNFIASIVNQVGPAVVRIDAARTVRGGRLSASPSGQVERGTGSGFITTADGQIITNAHVIDGADTVQVTLKDGRQLDGRVLGTDPVTDVAVIKIDANDLPVVRFSNSDALQPGEWAIAIGNPLGLDNTVTAGIISATGRSSNQVGVPDKRVEFIQTDAAINPGNSGGPLLNVRGEVIGVNTAILSGAQGLGFAIPINTVQRIADQLAANGKVDHPYLGVQMLTLSPQTKEDLNRNPNSNLTVSEDKGVLIAQVVPNSPAARAGLRAGDVIRSIEGQAVTESAQVQRAVEASQVGQPLSLEILRSGQQQTVSLRPAALPAAQ; this is encoded by the coding sequence ATGGTCAAACCTGTGTCACGGGATTCGCGTACCAACCGCTTCAGTAAGGTCGGGAAATCCCTGGCATTAGTCATGTTAGGGGCTGGGGTAGCGACCGCCAGCACCGAAGGGGTACGCGTGTTCAACAGCCAGAAGGCTCCCGAGTCTCAAAACCAGCCTGCGGCAGTCGAAGCCGTATTTCCAGGTCAGGGGCTGCTGAACCGAGAAACCCCTGCTCCGGTTCAGAACAGCACACCGATTGTTCCCGAAGACTCTAATTTTATTGCCAGTATCGTTAACCAGGTTGGGCCTGCCGTAGTACGAATCGACGCTGCCCGCACTGTGCGAGGGGGCCGCTTGTCTGCGTCGCCGTCAGGGCAAGTCGAGCGAGGTACAGGTTCAGGCTTCATCACCACAGCTGACGGTCAAATCATTACTAATGCCCACGTTATTGATGGGGCCGACACTGTGCAGGTGACCCTGAAAGATGGTCGTCAGCTAGATGGTCGGGTGCTGGGCACAGACCCAGTCACTGACGTAGCAGTTATCAAGATCGATGCCAATGATTTACCGGTCGTGCGCTTCAGCAACTCTGATGCGCTGCAGCCAGGAGAATGGGCGATCGCAATTGGCAACCCTCTAGGCCTAGACAACACTGTTACTGCGGGCATCATTAGTGCTACTGGGCGCTCCAGCAACCAGGTTGGCGTACCCGACAAGCGCGTAGAGTTTATCCAGACTGATGCAGCTATTAATCCTGGTAACTCTGGCGGCCCCCTGCTGAACGTTCGCGGTGAAGTGATTGGGGTCAACACAGCCATTTTGAGTGGAGCCCAGGGTTTAGGGTTCGCCATTCCCATCAATACAGTTCAGCGCATTGCCGATCAGCTCGCTGCCAACGGTAAGGTAGACCACCCCTACCTAGGCGTTCAGATGCTGACGCTGTCACCCCAAACTAAGGAAGATCTCAACCGCAACCCCAACAGCAATCTCACAGTCAGCGAAGACAAAGGGGTACTGATTGCTCAGGTAGTTCCGAATTCTCCTGCGGCTCGGGCAGGGCTCAGAGCGGGTGATGTTATCCGCAGCATTGAGGGACAGGCGGTTACTGAAAGTGCTCAAGTGCAACGAGCTGTTGAAGCCTCTCAAGTTGGGCAACCCCTCTCCCTAGAGATTTTGCGGAGCGGGCAGCAACAGACCGTAAGCCTGCGGCCTGCAGCCCTGCCTGCTGCCCAATAA
- a CDS encoding histidine triad nucleotide-binding protein — MSGDTLFGKIIRREIPANIVYEDDLCLAFTDINPQAPTHILVIPKKPIPSLSEAEAEDKELLGHMLLTIKEIAQQSGLQENGYRVVINTGNDGGQTVFHLHMHILGGRPLQWPPG, encoded by the coding sequence ATGAGCGGTGACACTCTTTTCGGCAAAATCATTCGCAGAGAGATTCCGGCCAATATCGTTTACGAAGACGACCTGTGCTTGGCTTTTACCGACATCAACCCCCAAGCCCCAACCCACATTCTCGTAATCCCCAAAAAGCCGATTCCGAGCCTCTCAGAGGCTGAAGCAGAAGACAAAGAATTGTTGGGTCACATGTTGCTAACTATTAAGGAAATAGCCCAACAGTCGGGCCTGCAGGAGAATGGTTATCGCGTCGTCATCAACACTGGAAATGATGGCGGGCAAACCGTTTTCCATCTTCACATGCATATCCTTGGAGGACGTCCGCTGCAGTGGCCTCCTGGATAG